The Ipomoea triloba cultivar NCNSP0323 chromosome 4, ASM357664v1 DNA segment AAAGACATCGGGCATCCGGTAAAGATTGATAACACAACTAGCCTCATCTCCAAAGGAAAATTCGCAAGAATTTGAATCGAACTTGATATTTCGAAGCCATTACTGTCAAGATTTGTCCTGAATGAAAAAGAATGGCCAATCGAGTACGAGGGAATCCATCTTGTATGCTTCAACTGTGGAACATATGGTCATCGACATGAGCAATGCGGGAAAAACGAGAATGGGAATGATATTTCAGCAGCACGCGAGGAAACGAGAACCAACACTAAGGTGGATGACTCCGGACTAAAGCAGAACGACCCAAGGAAATACGGTTCTTGGATGTTAGTGTCCAGATCGAATAGAAGAGGATGCCCTAGAACTTCTAGCCAAGCTAACAGAGGTGTGGCTTGGGGAAGACGGCCGGAACAACCAGGAACTAGAGAACATGGGTTTGAAGGAGTTGAAACTCAGTCAAGATTCGCCCCCTTACAAGATCTTGACCTTAATGAAATGGCTCAAGATCAGGACGTACCTGACCAATCCTTACCAATGCAACAGCGTACAGACCTACTGCCTAGAATCAGAACGAATATTCCAAATGACCGGACTCGCCCGGAGCAGAGGTCACCGTACGTCACGCAAAGAGCTCTCCCTCAGCCTGTTGCCCATGGACAAGTCCAGCAAGCTAATCGTGGAGGCTACAGAGGGCGTGGCGGAAGGGGTGGCATCCCCAACCGCGCTGCGGCGGAGCCCCAACACACAGTCGTCAGAGGCTCGACTAGAGGAAAAACCATATCAACAATGGTGGTCTACCATAATGAGGGTGGTCTCAATCCTCCCATAACAAATTGTCTTGCAACAGTGTTCAAAGAAGCACCCCCGGACACTGATCGCAACTCCACCATGAGAACAGACCAAATAAATGAAGCCATGGATGAAGACCAGTATCTTGTTGGCCAGGATGGCCAAGTGGTGCCCCTACACCTACGCTCTTAGCGCGTCttctttcgtttttttttttggtcatccAGCTAGTTGTATCATTGGGTTTCAACAAGGTTCAGTTCGAATGTGATGCAAAGGACCTGGTTGACTAATTACAAAGCAATAATCCGCCAACCTCAATTGCCCAGAATAATCCTACATGCCTGCAAAAGAGAACTCCACAACCTTGAGATGTGGCAGTTGAAGACAATAAGGCGCGAACAAAATCATGTGGCTGACTACTTAGCGAAGATGTCAAATGGCCTTTCCAGAGACTTGCACGTTCTTCACTCCCACCGGTAGGAATCTTAGGATACTTGAGGATGATCGATTTGGTTTACCGCTTTGGCGTTGTTTGTATAGTGACTGACTTTTGTATGATCTTTTAGTGGGTGACCCCCTtccatataaataaaaaaataaaaagacacaTAAAATAGAGCATGTATAGTATTAGTTTAGTATTAGTgtatagaatttatatatatagagttaatttcagaaatggtccttcgactattgacttttaccaatatttatcctcgacttttaatttgaccaaagttgatccttcaacttttaattttgttccaattttggtcctttaactattaattttatttcaattttagtccttctgttaaataggtattaaaattaagggcaaaaatgtaaaactaaatattttagCATTTAATTCTTCTCTCACTCGTTTCTCATCCTCCATCAcaagattaattatattttaagtaTAAACTagtatttgaatgtttaaaagTGGTTTGGTCAGAATATTTGAGGGTTGAATATTCATCTTTGttcaattcattatttattgGAGCAAATGGAAttcattatatatttcattatttgcAGTAGTCTTTATTATTGGAGCCAAATGGGTCCATTTGCCATAATTTGTGTATAATGAGTTAGATGTATATGCAGATAACTTTTATCAAATGCCTTATCAACATTATTCAGACATTTAGTTTAACGttaattttccttctctttttatTTGCTTATATAATCCTGCGATGGAGGAAGCTAGGGAAGCAAATTGAATAAGAAaccttaaaatatttgattttatattttttttccccaattttaacacctaattaatagtgttaaaaaaaagattaaaattggaacaaaatcaatagttaagggaccaacgtaactttggtcaaattaaaagtcaaggacaaaaattggtaaaagtcaatagtcgaagaactatttctggaattaactctttatataattagaaaatacataa contains these protein-coding regions:
- the LOC116015934 gene encoding uncharacterized protein LOC116015934; protein product: MWKPEAVFDLIEFNHGYFIAKFESLRDYEFAKYEGPWKILDHYLVVQEWEPNFNTRNNKTTKLLVWVRFPSLQVEYFEEDFLMKIRKDIGHPPLLSRFVLNEKEWPIEYEGIHLVCFNCGTYGHRHEQCGKNENGNDISAAREETRTNTKVDDSGLKQNDPRKYGSWMLVSRSNRRGCPRTSSQANRGVAWGRRPEQPGTREHGFEGVETQSRFAPLQDLDLNEMAQDQDVPDQSLPMQQRTDLLPRIRTNIPNDRTRPEQRSPYVTQRALPQPVAHGQVQQANRGGYRGRGGRGGIPNRAAAEPQHTVVRGSTRGKTISTMVVYHNEGGLNPPITNCLATVFKEAPPDTDRNSTMRTDQINEAMDEDQYLVGQDGQVVPLHLRS